TGCTGCGCGCGATCATCGCGGAAATCGACCGTATGACGGCGCTGACCGAGGAATATTTGCAGTTTTCGCGGCTGCCGGAATCGCGGCTGGTGCGGGGCAACCTCGTGCGCCTGATCGAAGAGACCGTCGAGTTTCTGCGGCATGAGCTGCGGCAGAAGCGGGTGGAGGTCGAATGGCATTTGCCGGAGGAGGTGGGGGAGGTGCAGTTCGACCGGGTGCAGATGCGGCGGGCGCTATTGAATCTCATTCGCAACGCGGCGGAGGCCATGCCACGCGGCGGCCGGCTCCGCATTCGCGTGGAACAACGGGGCGAAAGTGTGATCATTCACATCGAAGATACTGGGGTCGGCATTCCGCCGGAGGTGATCGGCAAGATTTTCGAGCCGTTTTTTACCACCAAGGAGGTCGGCACCGGCCTGGGCCTGGCGATCGTGCAGCAAATCATCACTGAGCATGGTGGCCGGATTTTCTGCACCAGCAAGGTCGGCCAGGGCACGGCTTTTTCCATCATCCTTCCCGTGCACGAAACCGAGTGAGGGCAACACCGTGCAGGAAAAATCCATTCTCATCGTCGATGACGAGGAAAGCGTGCGGGATTCGCTGGAGCGGGTGCTGCGCAAGGCGGGTTACGTCACGCGCAGTGCCAGCTCCGGTGAGGAGGCCCTGGCGCTCATGTCCGCCGCCGCCGCCGACATCGTCCTGACTGATTTGCGCATGCCAGACGGTGACGGCATGAACCTGCTCAAGAGCCTGAAGAAGAAGTATCCCGACGTCGAGGTGATCGTGCTCACCGGCTATGGCACCATCGAGACGGCGGTGGAGGCGATCAAGGAGGGGGCCTATGATTTCATCACCAAGCCGCCCAAAAAGGCGGTGATCCTGAGCACCGTGGAGCGCGCCATCGAACGCCAGAATCTGGCGCAGGAGAACAAGTATCTCAAAGCGCAACTGGGCCGCGGCGATTATGAAGAGATCATCGGCAGGAGCCAGGCCTTTCAGCAGGTCATGCAGATGGTCGAGCGCGTCGCGCCGTTGATTTCCACGGTCTTGATCACCGGGGAAAGCGGCACCGGCAAGGAGCTGATCGCGCGCGCCATACACCGCAAAAGCCCGCGCGCCAAAAACCGCTTCATTCCGGTCAACAGTGCCGCCATTCCGGAAAACCTGATCGAGAGCGAGCTGTTCGGCCATGTCAAGGGCGCCTTCACCGGCGCGATGCGCGACAAGCAGGGCCTGTTCAAGGTGGCGGACGGCGGCACGCTCTTTCTCGACGAGATCTCGAGTGTGCCTCTCAACCTGCAGGTCAAACTGCTGCGTGCCATCGAGCAAAAGGAGATTCTGCCGGTGGGCAGCACGCGGCCGGAAATCATCGACGTGCGCATCATTGCCGCCACCAACAAGGACCTGGCGGCGGAGGTGGCGCAGGGCAACTTCCGCGAGGATTTGTATTACCGCCTGAATGTGGTCGGCATCAACATCCCGCCCCTGCGCGAACGGGTGGAAGACATTCCCGAGCTGGTCAATCACTTCATCAAAGTCTACAATGCCCAATTGAACAAGCAGATTCGCGGCGCCCACGAGGCGGTGTTGAATGCTTTCAAAACCTATGAGTGGAAAGGCAACGTGCGCGAGCTGGAAAACGTGGTGGAGCGCGCCATGATCATGTGCGACAGCGACATGCTGCAGCTCGCCCACTTTCCCCCGATGTTTCTGGCCAAACCCGGCCTGGAGGAGGTCGAGGGCGGCTTGAAAGGCTCGGTGCGAAAATTCGAGCGCGATGCCATTTTCAAGGCGCTGCAGGCAGCCGGCCAGGACAAGAGCAAAGCCGCCAGCCTGTTGGGCATGAGCCTTTCCACGCTCTATCGCAAAATGGCGGAGCTGGGCATTCCCAGCAAGGAATAGCACGGCGCTCGCGTCATGTCTGCAAAGCGCCTTTGCTTTGCTGGCGTGGTCCGGGCAAAGAGCAGTAATTTTGCCCGACTGCGGGTATGGCGAAGCAAGGGCGCTTGTGCCGACCCCGCCAGCGGCAAAGTGACCGGCAGGCTGCGAGGTCGCCGGCAACAGGCAGGACAAGCTCTCAGCAATGTTGGACGATGGTGAGGCTGCGCTCCGGCGCGGCGGCACACCCGTATGGCTTTGCGCGCCGGCGGCCGTTGGCGTCCTGACGGGTAACACTTCAGTTGCGTGTGGTGACTTGGCGCAGA
The window above is part of the candidate division KSB1 bacterium genome. Proteins encoded here:
- a CDS encoding sigma-54 dependent transcriptional regulator; this translates as MQEKSILIVDDEESVRDSLERVLRKAGYVTRSASSGEEALALMSAAAADIVLTDLRMPDGDGMNLLKSLKKKYPDVEVIVLTGYGTIETAVEAIKEGAYDFITKPPKKAVILSTVERAIERQNLAQENKYLKAQLGRGDYEEIIGRSQAFQQVMQMVERVAPLISTVLITGESGTGKELIARAIHRKSPRAKNRFIPVNSAAIPENLIESELFGHVKGAFTGAMRDKQGLFKVADGGTLFLDEISSVPLNLQVKLLRAIEQKEILPVGSTRPEIIDVRIIAATNKDLAAEVAQGNFREDLYYRLNVVGINIPPLRERVEDIPELVNHFIKVYNAQLNKQIRGAHEAVLNAFKTYEWKGNVRELENVVERAMIMCDSDMLQLAHFPPMFLAKPGLEEVEGGLKGSVRKFERDAIFKALQAAGQDKSKAASLLGMSLSTLYRKMAELGIPSKE